A region of Argentina anserina chromosome 5, drPotAnse1.1, whole genome shotgun sequence DNA encodes the following proteins:
- the LOC126795784 gene encoding lysine histidine transporter-like 5: MSHQQDYRGNEHGGGRRIDASNWLPITASRNAKWYYSAFHNVTAVVGAGILGLPYAMSQIGWWSGSVVLILSWIITFYSFWQLVELHEIVPGKRFDRYPELGQHCFGPKLGYWVVMPQQLTVQVATGIVYGVTGGKSLKKCFELLWPACGDYRTTYYILFFVCLQFVISQAPNFNSLKGVSLLAAIMSIGYAAIAFIASTIQGVNYREDVSYGVRSPTVSGQIYDFLNGCGTIAFAFAGHSVSLEIQATIPSTPEKPSKHAMWKGVVVAYIVVALCYGSVAISGYWAYGNHVEDDILISLMRPAWLISLANFMVFLHVIGSYQVFAMPVFDQIEQYLVEERGLPAGRPLRIICRSIYVATIGFISMCVPFFGGLLGLFGGLVFASTSYFMPCIMWLVTQKPKVMSLHWICSWISIVLGVLLAVLSPIGGARTIIVAARGYKFFS; the protein is encoded by the exons ATGAGCCATCAGCAAGATTACAGG GGAAATGAACATGGGGGTGGCAGAAGAATTGATGCATCTAACTGGCTTCCCATAACTGCTAGTAGGAATGCAAAATGGTATTACTCGGCTTTTCACAACGTTACGGCTGTGGTTGGTGCAGGAATTCTAGGGTTACCGTATGCAATGTCACAAATTGGCTG GTGGTCGGGATCGGTAGTCCTTATTCTTTCGTGGATCATCACATTCTACTCGTTTTGGCAACTTGTAGAATTGCATGAAATAGTGCCAGGAAAGCGATTTGATCGTTACCCAGAACTAGGGCAGCACTGTTTTGGACCCAAGTTAGGGTATTGGGTAGTTATGCCACAACAGTTGACAGTGCAAGTAGCTACAGGCATCGTGTATGGCGTCACTGGTGGCAAATCACTCAAGAAATGCTTTGAACTTCTTTGGCCGGCCTGTGGTGATTACAGAACAACATACTACATCCTCTTTTTCGTTTGCTTGCAATTTGTCATCTCCCAAGCTCCAAATTTCAATTCTTTGAAAGGAGTTTCTCTCCTGGCTGCAATTATGTCCATTGG TTATGCAGCAATAGCATTTATTGCATCAACAATACAGGGTGTGAATTATCGTGAGGATGTGAGCTACGGCGTTCGGTCTCCGACTGTTTCTGGCCAAATCTACGATTTCTTGAATGGTTGTGGAACAATAGCATTTGCTTTTGCAGGACATAGTGTATCTTTAGAAATTCAAGCTACGATTCCTTCAACCCCAGAGAAACCATCAAAACATGCTATGTGGAAAGGTGTTGTTGTAGCTTACATCGTTGTAGCGCTTTGCTATGGCTCAGTTGCAATTTCCGGGTACTGGGCTTATGGCAATCATGTAGAAGATGATATTCTCATCTCACTTATGAGACCTGCATGGCTAATTTCATTGGCTAACTTCATGGTGTTTCTTCATGTTATTGGAAGTTATCAG GTCTTTGCTATGCCTGTATTTGACCAGATTGAGCAATATCTGGTAGAAGAACGAGGTCTCCCCGCTGGACGACCTTTGCGTATCATTTGTCGTAGTATATATGTCG CCACAATAGGGTTTATTTCGATGTGCGTTCCATTTTTCGGAGGCTTGTTAGGATTATTTGGAGGATTGGTATTCGCTTCCACATCATATTTT ATGCCTTGTATCATGTGGCTTGTCACCCAAAAACCAAAAGTAATGAGCTTACACTGGATTTGTTCATGG ATAAGCATTGTTCTTGGAGTTCTGTTGGCAGTTCTGTCACCAATCGGAGGGGCACGAACGATTATTGTGGCAGCAAGAGGATACAAGTTCTTTTCTTAG
- the LOC126796038 gene encoding uncharacterized protein LOC126796038, which produces MLRVAPMAMTSLLTRITSLPLPLKPSSSLSPKPTKTLFLKSFSISCSTSSSVLPQNPDPPPLTINGDIGPYLACSMPHKRLKVAVLLSGGVDSSVALRLLHAAGHSCTAFYLKIWFQEGFENFWSKCPWEEDLDYAKAVCNQVDVPLEVMHLTDEYWKHVVSYTIKEYQCGRTPNPDILCNTRIKFGVFMDAISSMPFDYVASGHYAKVVHPSADEMDKNSALELSQDMVKDQTYFLSHLSQDQLKRLIFPLGCLSKDKVRKLATKFDLPNKERKDSQGICFLGKIRFSEFIGRHIGEKEGVILEAETGDFLGKHQGFWFYTIGQRQGLRLSGGPWYVVEKDVKNNVVFVSRNYFSVDKRRRLFRVGSLKWLQGLPPDQINQLQCKVRHGPQFCDCTLKFEHGEDGNDDVAVVNLSEDDLGLAAGQFAAFYQGRTCLGSGVILESWDDQGFPVCTKALENARMENKKGLGKPVKIKFIPDVTESCHIDGLELHGGSKSSGISAAKKHMHASPGKPIPGSTLNWGVKFWKK; this is translated from the exons ATGCTCCGAGTCGCTCCAATGGCAATGACCTCTCTCCTCACCCGCATCACCTCTCTCCCTCTGCCTCTCAAaccctcttcctctctttctccaAAACCCACTAAAACCCTCTTCCTCAAATCCTTCTCCATCTCCTGTTCCACCTCCTCCTCTGTACTTCCCCAAAACCCAGACCCTCCTCCACTCACCATCAATGGAGACATTGGGCCTTACCTGGCCTGTTCCATGCCCCATAAGCGCCTTAAAGTTGCAGTCTTGCTTAGCGGCGGTGTCGACAGCAGTGTCGCCCTCCGCCTCCTCCACGCCGCCGGCCACTCCTGCACTGCCTTCTACCTCAAAATCTGGTTTCAA GAAGGGTTTGAGAACTTTTGGTCAAAATGCCCATGGGAAGAAGACTTGGATTATGCAAAAGCTGTCTGTAATCAG GTTGATGTGCCACTAGAAGTCATGCATTTGACTGATGAATATTGGAAACATGTG GTGTCCTACACTATTAAAGAGTATCAATGTGGCCGAACTCCTAACCCAGATATTCTATGCAATACAAGAATAAAATTTG gTGTATTCATGGATGCCATAAGCAGTATGCCATTTGACTATGTTGCAAGTGGACATTATGCAAAAGTTGTCCACCCATCTGCAGATGAAATGGATAAGAATTCTGCTCTGGAACTATCTCAAGACATG gtgAAGGATCAGACATACTTCCTTTCACATCTGTCTCAGGACCAGCTTAAGAGATTAATTTTTCCACTTGGTTGTCTGTCAAAG GATAAAGTTCGCAAACTTGCCACAAAGTTTGATCTTCCTAATAAAGAGAGAAAGGATTCACAAGGAATTTGCTTTCTTGGTAAG ATTAGGTTCAGTGAATTTATTGGAAGACACATAGGGGAAAAAGAAGGTGTCATATTGGAAGCAGAGACAGGAGATTTCCTTGGAAAACATCAGGGCTTTTGGTTCTATACAATCGGTCAACGTCAAGGTCTGCGGCTCTCAGGAGGACCATG GTATGTAGTTGAGAAGGATGTAAAGAACAATGTGGTTTTTGTGTCAAGAAATTACTTTTCGGTTGACAAACGAAGACGCTTGTTTCGTGTGGGATCCTTGAAATGGCTACAGGGGTTGCCTCCAGACCAGATCAATCAGTTACAGTGCAAG GTCAGACATGGGCCTCAGTTTTGCGATTGTACCTTAAAATTTGAACATGGTGAAGATGGCAATGATGATGTGGCAGTTGTAAACTTATCTGAAGATGATCTAGGTCTGGCAGCGGGGCAATTTGCAGCTTTCTACCAGGGAAGAACCTGCTTAGGCTCCGGGGTAATTTTGGAGTCTTGGGATGATCAAGGTTTCCCTGTATGCACGAAAGCTCTTGAAAATGCAAGGATGGAGAACAAGAAGGGACTTGGAAAACCGGTTAAGATTAAATTTATACCAGATGTAACAGAGTCCTGTCATATAGATGGTCTGGAACTTCATGGAGGATCAAAAAGTTCAGGAATTTCTGCTGCCAAAAAACACATGCATGCATCTCCTGGAAAACCAATTCCCGGATCCACTTTGAATTGGGGAGTCAAGTTTTGGAAGAAGTGA
- the LOC126796066 gene encoding probable small nuclear ribonucleoprotein F — MATIPVNPKPFLNNLTGKTVFVKLKWGMEYKGFLVSVDSYMNLQLANTEEYIDGQFTGNLGEILIRCNNVLYLRGVPEDEEIEDAEQD; from the exons ATGGCC ACAATTCCAGTCAACCCGAAACCTTTCTTGAACAATCTCACTGGGAAGACCGTGTTCGTGAAGCTCAAATGGGGAATGGAATACAAAG GTTTCCTTGTCTCAGTGGACTCCTATATGAATTTGCAG TTGGCAAACACTGAAGAATATATTGATGGACAATTTACTGGAAATCTTGGGGAGATATTGATCAG GTGCAACAATGTTCTCTATCTTCGTGGGGTGCCTGAGGACGAAGAAATTGAAGATGCTGAACAAGACTGA
- the LOC126796067 gene encoding uncharacterized protein LOC126796067 codes for MRLQLFEFEACPFCRRVREALTELDLSAEVYPCPKGSIRHRELVNISGGKEQFPFLIDPNTGISMYESVCTNCA; via the exons ATGCGTTTGCAGCTCTTTGAATTTG AGGCCTGCCCTTTTTGCAGGAGGGTTCGCGAAGCTTTGACTGAGCTAGATCTTTCAGCAGAG GTGTATCCTTGTCCAAAAGGTTCAATAAGACACAGAGAATTGGTCAACATATCTGGTGGGAAAGAGCA ATTTCCTTTTCTCATTGATCCAAATACCGGTATATCAATGTATGAAAGCG TATGCACGAATTGTGCGTGA
- the LOC126796054 gene encoding putative methyltransferase At1g22800, mitochondrial, translating to MKPWRSLHRRSSLWRRITTLEPSHSLSSSSAAAAAAFCTDTHADAAQTSRFKVFDRDFRRKQLDRASWLMRSKDSFVDSVADNLLDRLEDCKKTFPTALCLGGSLEAVRRLLHGRGAIEKLIMMSASYDMVKRCRNAEDEVHNENIETSFMVGDEEFLPIKESSLDLVISCLGLHWTNDLPGAMIQCRLALKPDGLFLAAILGGETLKELRIACTVAQMEREGGISPRISPLAQVRDAGNLLTRAGFTLPGVDVDEYVVRYPSALDLIEHLRAMGETNALLQRNPMLKRDTALATAAIYDSMFAAEDGTIPATFQVIYMTGWREHSSQPRAKRRGSATVSFQDIQKQFGSETS from the exons ATGAAACCCTGGCGTTCTCTCCACCGGAGAAGCTCCTTATGGCGACGGATCACAACCCTAGAACCCTCGcactctctctcctcctcctccgccgccgccgccgccgctttCTGCACCGACACCCACGCCGACGCAGCTCAAACCTCCCGCTTCAAGGTCTTCGATCGCGACTTCCGACGCAAACAG CTTGATCGAGCTTCGTGGCTGATGCGTTCCAAAGATTCGTTTGTTGATTCCGTCGCTGACAACTTGTTAGATCGATTGGAG GATTGTAAGAAAACATTTCCAACTGCATTATGTTTAGGAGGTTCTTTGGAAGCCGTCAGGAGATTGCTCCATGGTCGAG GTGCTATTGAAAAGCTCATTATGATGTCTGCATCATATGACATGGTAAAACGATGTAGAAATGCTGAGGATGAGGTACATAATGAAAATATTGAAACATCCTTCATGGTTGGTGATGAAGAGTTTTTACCCATTAAAGAAAG TTCTCTAGATCTGGTAATAAGTTGTTTAGGCCTTCATTGGACAAATGATCTTCCAGGAGCCATGATACAG TGCAGATTGGCATTAAAACCAGATGGCTTATTCTTAGCAGCAATTCTTGGCGGAGAAACCTTAAA AGAGCTAAGAATTGCATGCACTGTGGCACAAATGGAGCGTGAAGGAGGCATCAGTCCAAGGATATCGCCTTTGGCACAA GTGCGGGATGCAGGAAATCTTTTGACCAGGGCAGGCTTTACCCTACCAGGTGTTGATGTTGATGAATATGTAGTGAGATATCCAAGTG CTCTGGATCTCATAGAACATCTCCGTGCAATGGGTGAAACCAATGCCCTTCTACAAAGGAACCCT ATGCTCAAAAGAGATACAGCCTTAGCCACTGCAGCAATTTATGATTCTATGTTCGCAGCAGAAGATGGCACCATCCCTGCAACCTTTCAG GTTATTTATATGACTGGTTGGAGAGAGCACTCATCTCAGCCGAGGGCCAAAAGGAGAGGATCGGCCACCGTATCTTTTCAGGATATCCAGAAACAGTTTGGAAGTGAGACTAGTTGA